From Sphingobacterium bambusae:
GCTTTTTTATTATCCCTTTGTACACATCGCTATAAGGCTAAAGTCTCTCCAACGGCCGGCAGATGCAACTGCAATCCATTTTCCTGAAACGTCGTCTTCGCCGCCTCCGAGTCAATGCTTATCGGAGGAAACGTATCGTAATGAACACCAATCACATTTTTACAATTGATAAAACGCGCTGCTTTAACCGCATCGTCCACATCCATTGTATAATGCCCTCCGATAGGTAAGAAAGCCCAATCAAGTTCCAAATCTTCCAACAACTTCATTTCCATGGTGAGCCCTGTATCTCCAGCAAAGTAAATTTTCTTGTCGCCGACAAAAAACACGTATCCAACTGGAACACCGGCATAATCACCTTCTGGCGTGCTACTAGTATGCAATGCATACACCATTTTGACACGCCCAAAAGGAAGATGCAACGTCCCCCCAAAATTATACTCGATCACCTGCTCATTGGGCACCCCCTGCTTACGAACCCAAGCTGCTGTTTCGACAATAGCAGCCACCGTAGCACCGCTATTCTTCTGAATCTGAACCAAGTCGGCAACATGATCCT
This genomic window contains:
- a CDS encoding metal-dependent hydrolase, coding for MKVTYYGQSCIAFDFDGTNVLLDPFITYNPLAKDINVDALRPDYIFLSHCHQDHVADLVQIQKNSGATVAAIVETAAWVRKQGVPNEQVIEYNFGGTLHLPFGRVKMVYALHTSSTPEGDYAGVPVGYVFFVGDKKIYFAGDTGLTMEMKLLEDLELDWAFLPIGGHYTMDVDDAVKAARFINCKNVIGVHYDTFPPISIDSEAAKTTFQENGLQLHLPAVGETLAL